The following proteins come from a genomic window of Geitlerinema sp. PCC 9228:
- a CDS encoding ABC transporter ATP-binding protein: MSAYLSKFLYVLPAGKRSLVMLVVLFLLVSLLEVFGIGSIGPFISLASNPQTISQTPWLHQIYLQTGFQNETHFLGFLGLLIVAIFILKSYVHWRVNVHIFRFSFQQRAELCRQLLQAYLEAPYSFHLSNSSAKSIQNVIQFTGQFSGTILITFLVELSNLTIVLFLTALLFIANSIAVVMVLSILLPLLLLFHHFRQKIKQWGQEVGEANASMIRIVNHSLGSIKETRIIGCEPHFQGQISQQANRLADAMTGFFSFKILPRLMIETMLVLGLVGFTSISLIVYQNLESLLPVLGIFTVASLRMVPAITGLVKGASTLRNSTYTLDRLYLEFKEIESFQKEAVSQFSVAMNTRSRENYQKKNLTFRDRIVLDGVSYRYPEANEHALSDISLTLQKGESIAFIGKSGAGKTTLVDVILGLLLPQQGDIQVDDTSIYQNLRSWQNLIAYIPQSIYLIDDTIERNIAFGVPDEAIDGEKVEKAIQAAQLQDLIAELPEGMKTSVGERGVRLSGGQRQRIGIARAIYHDRPILILDEATSALDNETENLVSEAIESLAGVKTTIAIAHRLSTIQNCDRIYLMEKGKIVKSGTYQEVVEATNEVENAVNNSA, translated from the coding sequence GTGTCTGCATACCTATCAAAATTTTTGTACGTTTTGCCAGCGGGAAAACGCAGCTTGGTCATGTTGGTTGTGTTGTTTCTCCTGGTATCGCTGTTAGAAGTTTTTGGCATTGGTTCTATTGGTCCGTTTATTTCCCTCGCTAGCAACCCACAAACCATTTCCCAAACGCCTTGGTTGCATCAAATTTACCTACAAACGGGTTTCCAAAACGAAACCCACTTTCTAGGTTTTCTCGGTTTGTTGATTGTGGCTATTTTTATCCTGAAATCCTACGTTCACTGGCGCGTTAACGTTCATATTTTTCGCTTCAGTTTTCAACAACGAGCTGAGCTGTGTCGCCAGTTGCTGCAAGCATATCTGGAAGCTCCCTATTCTTTTCACCTAAGTAATAGCAGTGCCAAAAGCATTCAAAATGTTATTCAATTTACCGGACAGTTTTCTGGCACAATTTTGATTACGTTTTTGGTGGAACTTTCCAACCTAACAATCGTTTTGTTCCTAACCGCTCTTCTGTTTATTGCCAATTCTATTGCGGTGGTGATGGTTTTATCGATCTTGCTACCTTTGTTGCTGCTTTTCCATCATTTCCGCCAGAAAATCAAACAATGGGGACAAGAAGTGGGGGAAGCCAATGCATCAATGATTCGCATTGTCAATCACAGTTTGGGCAGCATTAAGGAAACGCGAATTATTGGCTGCGAACCCCATTTTCAAGGGCAAATTTCCCAACAAGCCAATCGCTTAGCCGATGCCATGACGGGATTTTTCTCATTTAAAATTTTGCCCAGGCTGATGATCGAAACGATGCTGGTTTTGGGGTTGGTTGGCTTTACATCGATCTCGTTAATCGTGTACCAAAATTTGGAATCTCTTTTGCCAGTTTTAGGGATATTTACCGTGGCATCTTTGCGCATGGTTCCAGCCATTACAGGGTTGGTCAAAGGAGCCAGTACCCTGCGCAACTCCACTTACACGCTGGACCGGCTCTATTTGGAATTTAAAGAAATAGAATCTTTTCAAAAAGAAGCTGTTTCTCAATTTTCTGTGGCTATGAATACCAGATCTAGGGAAAATTACCAAAAGAAAAATTTAACCTTCCGCGATCGCATTGTTTTGGATGGGGTTAGCTATCGCTATCCGGAAGCTAACGAACATGCCCTCAGCGATATTTCCTTAACCCTTCAAAAAGGAGAATCCATTGCTTTTATCGGCAAATCCGGTGCTGGCAAAACCACCCTGGTCGATGTCATTTTAGGACTGCTATTACCCCAGCAAGGAGATATTCAAGTAGACGATACTTCAATTTACCAAAATTTGCGTTCCTGGCAAAATTTAATTGCCTACATTCCCCAATCTATTTACCTAATTGACGATACCATCGAAAGGAATATTGCTTTTGGGGTTCCCGATGAAGCCATCGATGGCGAAAAAGTAGAAAAAGCCATACAAGCTGCTCAGTTACAAGATTTAATCGCCGAACTTCCAGAAGGAATGAAAACTTCTGTAGGGGAACGAGGGGTGCGTTTGTCTGGAGGTCAACGCCAGCGAATTGGTATTGCCAGAGCGATTTACCACGACCGACCCATTTTAATACTTGACGAAGCAACTTCTGCTCTCGATAACGAAACTGAAAATTTGGTCAGCGAAGCCATTGAATCTTTAGCTGGTGTAAAAACCACCATTGCGATCGCGCATCGCCTGAGTACGATTCAAAATTGCGATCGCATTTATCTCATGGAAAAAGGAAAAATTGTCAAATCGGGAACCTATCAGGAAGTCGTGGAAGCTACAAACGAAGTAGAAAATGCTGTTAATAATAGTGCCTAG
- a CDS encoding sulfotransferase, producing MTMPNFLVIGAVKSATTSVYHYLKQHPEIYMSPTKETSFFAIEGDDLDFNGPGFQQTYLYKCGIRDLDTYQAEFAGVTNEKAIGEASPIYLYFTPKAPQRIRHYLDRPKLIAILRHPAERAFSHFLNNIRDRREPLTDFAAALQDEKRRLQENWGPAWHYQEIGFYSRYLREYFQRFEREQIRVYLFEDLKANPIATMQDIFRFLKVDDTFIPDFSGKYNQSYTRKSELLHDMIFTSNPLKAAVKTLVPAGVTRKLATRINKQNLAKPKLSPQIRQQLVDLYREDILQLQDLLQRDFSAWLA from the coding sequence ATGACGATGCCCAACTTTTTAGTAATTGGTGCTGTCAAATCAGCGACAACATCTGTTTATCACTATCTGAAGCAACATCCAGAAATCTACATGAGCCCTACCAAAGAAACCAGTTTCTTTGCCATTGAAGGGGATGATTTAGACTTTAATGGACCTGGTTTCCAGCAAACCTATCTTTACAAATGCGGCATCAGAGATTTGGATACTTACCAGGCTGAATTTGCTGGTGTCACCAACGAAAAAGCGATTGGCGAGGCTTCTCCTATCTATCTATATTTTACCCCCAAAGCTCCCCAGCGTATTCGTCACTATCTCGATCGTCCCAAACTCATTGCTATTTTACGCCATCCTGCCGAGCGTGCTTTTTCCCATTTTCTTAATAATATTCGCGATCGCCGGGAACCGCTTACTGATTTTGCTGCAGCTTTACAAGATGAAAAACGTCGCCTGCAAGAAAATTGGGGACCTGCTTGGCATTACCAAGAAATCGGTTTCTACTCGCGATATCTTCGGGAATATTTTCAGCGTTTTGAACGCGAACAAATTCGGGTGTATTTGTTTGAGGATTTGAAAGCCAATCCCATAGCTACCATGCAAGATATTTTCCGATTTCTAAAAGTTGATGACACTTTTATTCCCGATTTTTCCGGTAAGTACAATCAATCCTACACTCGCAAAAGCGAACTGTTACACGATATGATTTTTACCAGCAATCCCCTCAAGGCAGCCGTGAAAACCCTGGTTCCGGCAGGGGTAACCCGCAAACTGGCAACTCGCATCAACAAACAAAATCTCGCCAAACCGAAATTATCCCCGCAAATTCGCCAGCAACTGGTAGATTTATATCGCGAGGATATTTTACAGCTACAGGATTTGCTGCAACGAGATTTCTCGGCGTGGTTGGCGTAA
- a CDS encoding KpsF/GutQ family sugar-phosphate isomerase has protein sequence MQTQASPSVFSQSRSYFQQVTELLQLEAEAIAQTSQRLQPESVQSVVQLLSTCTGKIVLTGVGKSGIVARKIAATLTSVGTVAIFLHPAEALHGDLGIVQSDDVVIALSNSGETDELLAMLPSLKQRCVPIVALVGNLDSTLARQANVVLAATIEREACPLNLAPTTSTTVAIAIGDAIAMTVATAKGITPEKFALNHPAGRLGKRLTLRVADIMHGGTDNPTISPDASWLEVVTGISQGGLGAVSVVDEQQRLLGIITDGDLRRAMETIQPVELAKFQAGSIMTRNPITAMREWLAYDALQVMENRPSQIAVLPVVDADRRCVGLLRLHDIARSGLL, from the coding sequence ATGCAAACCCAAGCCTCTCCTTCCGTTTTCTCCCAGAGTCGTTCGTACTTTCAGCAAGTTACCGAACTACTGCAGCTAGAAGCAGAAGCGATCGCACAGACGAGTCAGCGATTGCAACCAGAATCCGTTCAAAGCGTTGTCCAACTTCTCAGTACTTGCACGGGGAAAATCGTCCTCACGGGGGTAGGCAAGTCCGGCATCGTTGCCCGCAAAATTGCTGCTACTCTCACCAGCGTAGGCACAGTGGCCATTTTTCTGCACCCCGCAGAAGCCCTTCACGGGGATTTGGGCATCGTACAATCGGATGATGTGGTAATTGCCCTCAGCAACAGCGGCGAAACCGACGAACTGCTGGCGATGCTGCCCTCTTTAAAACAGCGTTGCGTTCCCATTGTTGCCTTGGTGGGGAATCTCGATTCTACCCTAGCGCGACAGGCAAATGTGGTCCTCGCTGCCACCATCGAACGGGAAGCTTGCCCCCTCAATTTAGCACCCACCACCAGTACCACGGTAGCCATTGCCATTGGCGATGCGATCGCAATGACCGTTGCCACCGCCAAAGGCATCACCCCGGAAAAATTTGCCCTCAACCATCCCGCCGGTCGTTTGGGCAAACGCTTAACCCTGCGGGTTGCCGATATCATGCATGGGGGAACAGATAATCCTACCATTTCTCCCGATGCCAGTTGGTTGGAGGTGGTTACCGGTATCAGCCAGGGGGGATTGGGGGCTGTCAGCGTTGTTGACGAACAGCAGCGGCTGTTAGGCATCATTACCGACGGTGACTTGCGTCGGGCTATGGAAACGATTCAGCCAGTAGAACTAGCTAAATTCCAAGCTGGAAGCATCATGACCCGCAACCCCATTACCGCTATGCGTGAGTGGTTGGCGTACGATGCCTTGCAGGTGATGGAAAACCGACCTTCCCAAATTGCCGTTTTGCCAGTGGTGGATGCCGACCGCCGCTGCGTTGGTTTGTTACGATTGCACGATATTGCTAGGAGTGGTCTCCTGTGA